The Candidatus Hydrogenedentota bacterium DNA segment ATGAACCGCGCGCGTGGCGGTGGGTAGCGGCCGCCCCGGATGCGCCGATGGCCCGGGGACGCGCCGGATACATCGCCGCGCCGCTGCTGCGCCTGTTTCGCAACGGCAGGGGATTCGAGTACCGTGAACCGGTCCACGAGAACATCACCGAGAGCGTGCTCGAGCGGGGCGGGGTCATTCGGTCCGAACCCATCCTTATCCATCATTACGGGTATCAGGCGGGCGATGCCCGCTCCGATGTGAAGAAAGCCTTCTACCTCGAACTGAACCGCAAGAAGACCGTCGAGCGCCCGGACGATCCCAAGGCGTGGCACGACTACGCGGAGCAGGCGCTGGTGTGCGGCGATGCGGCCGGGGCCGAGGCGGCGAGCCGCCATGCGCTGGAACTCGAGCCGCTGCATCTCGGCGCCGCGACTACCTTGGCCAACATTCTGTTGAATCGGAACGAGCTGGAAGAGGCGCGGGCGCTTTTGCGGCGATTAGAAGACGCGGGCATGGCCGCGCCCCATGTCGTGACGGCATTGGGGGCGATTGCGTGCCGGTTGGGGCAACTCGATGAGGCCCGGCAGCGGCTCGAGGCCGTGGTGGAGGCCCTGCCCGGGGCCGTAATGGCCCGGTTGTACCTGGCGCGCGTCTGCGACCGGCTCGGCGATTTCAGAGCCGCACGAGCCCAGCTCGAACACGGCTGCGCGCTCACGCCCACGCTCGAGGAACTGCGACACCGTCTTGAAGCCCACCGGCTGCGCGAGGCTGGCGAACAGGCGTTCGCGTCAGGCGGCGTGG contains these protein-coding regions:
- a CDS encoding tetratricopeptide repeat protein; translated protein: MPALSIVMIVKNEAGRLGECLASVRGIADEIVVGDTGSTDSTVAVAEGFGARVLTIPWRDDFAWARNRVLEAATGDWLLHVDADEAVDSEGAGRIRALVDTDGAGADAIEVTLANYCDEPRAWRWVAAAPDAPMARGRAGYIAAPLLRLFRNGRGFEYREPVHENITESVLERGGVIRSEPILIHHYGYQAGDARSDVKKAFYLELNRKKTVERPDDPKAWHDYAEQALVCGDAAGAEAASRHALELEPLHLGAATTLANILLNRNELEEARALLRRLEDAGMAAPHVVTALGAIACRLGQLDEARQRLEAVVEALPGAVMARLYLARVCDRLGDFRAARAQLEHGCALTPTLEELRHRLEAHRLREAGEQAFASGGVERAAAHFLAALKLDPDDPLLHNGLGVVSHSLGRTDRARTCFERALKLAPGMPEALENLHALEPM